Genomic DNA from Methanothermobacter thermautotrophicus:
CATCCTGATAAAGGCATTCCAGGGCCCTGAACTTGACAGGGTTATAAAGGAACTGAGGAAGGACTTCTGGAAACTTAAAACCACCAAGCCAGCCTCATCCAGGAAGGCCAGTGCAGAGATGTACATCGTGGGCAGGGATTTCAAGGGCAGAGAAAGATGGAAAAGAATAATCCACTAGAACCCACATGAAAGATAAGAGTAAAAGAAATGGGAGAGAATGATCCCCTGAAACTACATGAGGGCCCTCACATCACTCAGGGCCTGTGAGGCTACCTGGAGCTGATACCTGGTCGTTTTAATCCTTTCATCAACCTCTGATTTGGGCTTGCTGGTCTCAAGTGCACTTTTAACGTCGTCTATTGCTGACCTGGCCTTCACAAGTTCTATCTCAGCGTTCAGGTAGGTCCTGGTGAGATTGTCATTGTTCCTCTGGTACACCTCCTTCTTGACCGAATCGTACTGGACCTTCAGGGATGAGTAGTCACTCTGAAGCTTTGCAAGTTCATCATACTCTGCCCCCTTATCCACACTACTTGATATGGCATCTGAGATGGTATCAACACCTATGTAGGCGAATACCAGGATTGTCCCTATTATCAGGAGAACTCCCAGGACGGATATGGTCATTGAAGTCAGTTTGAAAAGGTTTATCCTTGATCTCTTCATTCTATCAACCCCATACAGTGGATTTGGCTCTCAGTTCACAGTGTATAGATACATCAGAGCACATTGAACTAGGTCAGGTTACAGTTATGTGTGGCAGACTAAGGTTTATAATGTTATCATAATATACTTTCCATGATGAAAACCGTGGATAAGAGCAAGACACTTACAAAATTTGAGGAATTCTTTTCACTGCCGGACTACAAGGACAGGGTATTCGAGGCAATAGAGAAATATCCGAACGTCAGATCAATTGAAGTTGATTACCTGGACCTTGAAATGTTTGACCCTGACCTTGCAGACCTTCTAATCGAAAAACCTGATGATGTTATAAGGGCGGCACAGCAGGCCATAAGGAACATCGACCCCCTCAGAAAGAATGTGGACCTCAACATAAGGTTCGGCGGGGTCAGCAACGTAATACCCCTCAGGGAGCTACGGAGTAAATTCATAGGCAAGTTCGTGGCAGTTGATGGTATAGTCAGGAAGACCGATGAGATAAGGCCCAGGATAGTTAAGGCCGTCTTTGAGTGCCGTGGTTGTATGAGACTCCACGAGGTCACACAGTCAACCAACATGATCACAGAGCCATCACTCTGCTCAGAGTGCGGTGGGAGGTCCTTCAGGCTCCTGCAGGACGAATCAGAGTTCCTGGACACCCAGACCCTGAAACTCCAGGAGCCCCTGGAGAACCTTTCAGGTGGTGAACAGCCCCGGCAGATAACAGTTGTCCTCGAGGACGACCTGGTCGACACCCTCACGCCCGGGGATATCGTGAGGGTGACCGGTACCCTGAGGACTGTTAGGGATGAGAGGACAAAGCGTTTCAAGAACTTCATCTACGGCAACTACACAGAGTTCCTTGAACAGGAATTTGAGGAGCTCCAGATAAGTGAGGAGGATGAGGAGAAGATAAAGGAGCTTGCAGGGGACCCTAACATCTATGAAAAGATCATAAGGTCCACTGCACCATCCATACACGGCTACCGTGAGGTGAAGGAGGCAATAGCCCTCCAGCTCTTCGGGGGAACCGGTAAGGAGCTGGATGATAAGACCAGGCTCCGTGGGGACATCCACATACTCATAGTGGGGGACCCGGGTATCGGTAAGTCACAGATGCTCAAGTACGTCTCAAAGCTGGCCCCCAGGGGGATATACACCAGTGGTAAGGGTACCTCAGGGGTCGGCCTTACAGCTGCTGCTGTGAGGGATGAATTCGGTGGCTGGTCCCTTGAGGCAGGGGCCCTGGTACTCGGGGATAAGGGTAACGTCTGCGTGGACGAGCTTGACAAGATGCGCGAGGAGGACCGCTCAGCCATACACGAGGCCCTGGAGCAGCAGACCATCAGCATAGCCAAGGCCGGGATAATGGCAACCCTGAACTCCCGGTGTTCGGTCCTGGCAGCTGCAAACCCCAAATTTGGAAGATTCGATAGTTACAAGTCGATTGCAGAGCAGATAGACCTTCCATCAACAATACTTTCACGTTTCGACCTCATATTCGTGGTTGAAGACAAACCAGATGAGGAGAAGGACAGGGAGCTTGCAAGGCACATCCTCAAGACCCACAAGGAGGACCACATGCCCTTCGAGATCGACCCGGAACTCCTGAGGAAGTACATAGCCTATGCAAGGAAGAACGTCAGGCCGGTCCTCACTGATGAGGCCATGCAGGTCCTGGAGGACTTCTATGTCTCAATGAGGGCCAGCGCTGCAGATGAGGACTCACCGGTCCCCATAACCGCGAGGCAGCTGGAGGCCCTCGTGCGTCTATCAGAGGCCAGTGCCAAGATAAAACTTAAGGAACATGTTGAGGCAGAGGATGCGAGGAAGGCCATAAAGCTGTCACAGGCCTGCCTCAAACAGGTCGGCTATGACCCCGAGACAGGCAAGATAGATATAGACAAGGTTGAGGGGAGGACACCTAAATCAGAGAGGGATAAGTTCAGACTTCTCCTTGAACTCATAAAGGAATACGAGGATGACTACGGTGGCAGGGCACCTACCAATATTCTTATAACTGAGATGATGGATAGATATAATGTAAGTGAGGAAAAGGTTGAAGAACTGATAAGGATCCTCAAGGACAAGGGTGCCATATTTGAACCCGCAAGGGGATACCTTAAGATAGTCTGAATTTTCCATTTACACACTTTTACTGGAGGTATCAGCTATGGATGATTATGAAAAATTACTTGAAAG
This window encodes:
- the mcm gene encoding minichromosome maintenance protein MCM gives rise to the protein MKTVDKSKTLTKFEEFFSLPDYKDRVFEAIEKYPNVRSIEVDYLDLEMFDPDLADLLIEKPDDVIRAAQQAIRNIDPLRKNVDLNIRFGGVSNVIPLRELRSKFIGKFVAVDGIVRKTDEIRPRIVKAVFECRGCMRLHEVTQSTNMITEPSLCSECGGRSFRLLQDESEFLDTQTLKLQEPLENLSGGEQPRQITVVLEDDLVDTLTPGDIVRVTGTLRTVRDERTKRFKNFIYGNYTEFLEQEFEELQISEEDEEKIKELAGDPNIYEKIIRSTAPSIHGYREVKEAIALQLFGGTGKELDDKTRLRGDIHILIVGDPGIGKSQMLKYVSKLAPRGIYTSGKGTSGVGLTAAAVRDEFGGWSLEAGALVLGDKGNVCVDELDKMREEDRSAIHEALEQQTISIAKAGIMATLNSRCSVLAAANPKFGRFDSYKSIAEQIDLPSTILSRFDLIFVVEDKPDEEKDRELARHILKTHKEDHMPFEIDPELLRKYIAYARKNVRPVLTDEAMQVLEDFYVSMRASAADEDSPVPITARQLEALVRLSEASAKIKLKEHVEAEDARKAIKLSQACLKQVGYDPETGKIDIDKVEGRTPKSERDKFRLLLELIKEYEDDYGGRAPTNILITEMMDRYNVSEEKVEELIRILKDKGAIFEPARGYLKIV